The following coding sequences lie in one Streptomyces venezuelae genomic window:
- a CDS encoding VOC family protein, with the protein MNSTPNSPTPKSPAPRFDLIGLVVADLAASLAFYRRLGLEFPEGAESLPHVEATLPGGLRIAFDTEATVRSFHPAWQPPAGAGRIGLAFHCGTPAGVDAAYEDMTGAGHGSELKPFDAPWGQRYAVVLDPDGNGVDLFAPLGSAAE; encoded by the coding sequence ATGAACAGCACTCCGAACTCACCGACTCCAAAGTCACCTGCTCCCCGCTTCGACCTGATCGGTCTCGTCGTCGCCGACCTGGCCGCCTCGCTCGCCTTCTACCGCCGTCTGGGCCTGGAGTTTCCCGAGGGCGCCGAGAGCCTGCCGCACGTGGAGGCCACGCTGCCCGGCGGTCTGCGGATCGCCTTCGACACGGAGGCGACCGTGCGGTCCTTCCACCCGGCCTGGCAGCCGCCCGCGGGTGCGGGACGGATCGGGCTCGCCTTCCACTGCGGGACGCCCGCCGGGGTCGACGCGGCGTACGAGGACATGACGGGCGCCGGGCACGGGAGCGAGCTGAAGCCGTTCGACGCGCCCTGGGGTCAGCGGTACGCCGTCGTGCTCGACCCGGACGGCAACGGCGTCGACCTGTTCGCACCGCTGGGCTCAGCCGCCGAGTAG
- a CDS encoding ferredoxin, with the protein MAIHVEKDRCVGAGMCALTAPGVFTQDDDGLSEVLPGRQDGGGDPLVREAARACPVQAISVQRQN; encoded by the coding sequence ATGGCGATCCATGTCGAGAAGGACAGGTGCGTGGGCGCGGGCATGTGCGCGCTCACCGCGCCGGGCGTCTTCACCCAGGACGACGACGGCCTGAGCGAGGTGCTGCCCGGCCGTCAGGACGGCGGCGGCGATCCGCTCGTACGGGAGGCCGCGCGGGCGTGTCCCGTGCAGGCCATCAGCGTGCAGCGGCAGAACTGA
- a CDS encoding polysaccharide lyase family 8 super-sandwich domain-containing protein, producing MEITRRGLLSAMSAMSALSAAGLMAVVPAGPASAAAGAEGRARLLANTVAVFAGTAESNARPETAAKLAAMERTARADLKAMDDAREGELFAGLVLGTDEANLNTAYRKLYEIALATRTPGLPADLHGSTTVQHRVLDGLAWLHERYYGDQSKGYYGNWFHWEIGISQHISKTLVLLADAVVDHRPDLLPTYVASMDAYLRNGTDGDVDLDSRFHTGANLADITTNRILQGALLGEPGEARIRKALTDQLTVFATIDPYHLDHGVTDGHYADGSFIQHASVAYTGSYGKGLLTRVVQTLKILDGTGFAHGEELVPTVHGWVRNGFAPLIFEGWMMEIVKGRAVARPDSGYTDVAVVVEAVVDLSSLASGAAATALKAYVKHVRATSRAPLDPARFVSPVSVVRYADILDDDAVPPADLNPAARSVAFNAMDKTVHRRPGYAFALARSSDRISKYEYMNGENLMPWFQGDGAYYLYLSGQDQSRAYGVDYYTTVSPYGLAGVTAPVEQRRTVPELYGKAYYDNPGHPLNFTSSSESQNKYVYFPRGTNGFSGGAVLGEYGAAGMVQSSDVAYDDRGLLPGDFVVYRAATATKSWFLFDDEIVVLAADVGDAAGRAVTTTVDARTADPGDRIYLTGVLRDGRPWTGPGTADLHWLRYANTTEGTAVGYVFLDTPQVRVTLDEVTRSRRVVRTANSDAPVTRSVLGVTVDGAAGARPARLAYALVPNAGEAKLRAHRHGPLKVLANTRRLQAVTHTGLGLTAANAFTEGRHEAGELRVHGPASVLVQRADRRGGTVRVAVSDPTMGRDTATVLLRGRPLRRTTGDPQVRVDRAPGGTRIEVNTHHAYGRSFTVTLAE from the coding sequence ATGGAGATCACCCGCAGAGGCCTGTTGTCTGCCATGTCTGCTATGTCCGCCCTCTCGGCCGCCGGTCTGATGGCGGTGGTCCCCGCGGGCCCGGCGTCCGCCGCCGCGGGGGCGGAGGGCCGGGCCCGCCTCCTCGCCAACACCGTCGCCGTCTTCGCCGGCACCGCCGAGTCGAACGCACGCCCGGAGACCGCCGCGAAGCTCGCCGCCATGGAGCGGACCGCGCGGGCCGACCTGAAGGCGATGGACGACGCGCGGGAGGGCGAACTCTTCGCCGGACTCGTGCTCGGCACCGACGAGGCCAACCTCAACACCGCCTACCGCAAGCTGTACGAGATCGCCCTCGCCACCCGCACCCCCGGCCTCCCCGCCGATCTGCATGGCAGCACGACCGTGCAGCACCGCGTGCTCGACGGCCTCGCGTGGCTGCACGAGCGCTACTACGGCGACCAGTCCAAGGGGTACTACGGCAACTGGTTCCACTGGGAGATCGGCATCTCCCAGCACATCAGCAAGACCCTCGTCCTGCTCGCCGACGCCGTCGTGGACCACCGCCCCGACCTGCTGCCCACCTACGTCGCCTCCATGGACGCCTATCTGCGCAACGGCACCGACGGCGACGTCGACCTCGACTCGCGCTTCCACACCGGCGCCAACCTCGCCGACATCACCACCAACCGCATCCTCCAGGGCGCCCTCCTGGGCGAGCCCGGCGAGGCGCGGATCCGCAAGGCCCTCACCGATCAGCTCACGGTCTTCGCCACCATCGACCCGTACCACCTCGACCACGGGGTCACCGACGGGCATTACGCGGACGGCTCCTTCATCCAGCACGCGTCCGTCGCGTACACCGGCTCGTACGGAAAGGGCCTGCTCACCCGCGTCGTGCAGACCCTCAAGATCCTCGACGGCACCGGCTTCGCGCACGGCGAGGAGCTCGTGCCGACCGTGCACGGATGGGTGCGGAACGGTTTCGCCCCGCTGATATTCGAGGGCTGGATGATGGAGATCGTCAAGGGCCGCGCCGTGGCGCGCCCCGACTCCGGCTACACCGACGTCGCAGTCGTCGTCGAAGCCGTCGTCGACCTCTCCTCGCTCGCCTCCGGCGCCGCGGCCACCGCCCTGAAGGCCTACGTCAAGCACGTCAGGGCCACCTCGCGCGCGCCCCTCGACCCGGCCCGCTTCGTGTCGCCCGTCAGCGTCGTGCGGTACGCCGACATCCTCGACGACGACGCCGTACCGCCCGCCGACCTCAACCCCGCCGCGCGCAGCGTCGCGTTCAACGCCATGGACAAGACGGTGCACCGACGGCCGGGCTACGCCTTCGCGCTCGCCCGCAGCTCGGACCGCATCAGCAAGTACGAGTACATGAACGGCGAGAACCTCATGCCGTGGTTCCAGGGCGACGGCGCGTACTACCTCTACCTGTCGGGGCAGGACCAGAGCCGGGCGTACGGCGTCGACTACTACACGACCGTCTCGCCGTACGGTCTCGCCGGCGTCACCGCCCCCGTCGAACAGCGCCGCACCGTACCGGAGTTGTACGGCAAGGCGTACTACGACAACCCGGGCCACCCCCTCAACTTCACCTCGTCGTCCGAGTCGCAGAACAAGTACGTCTACTTCCCGCGCGGCACCAACGGGTTCTCGGGCGGCGCCGTCCTGGGGGAGTACGGCGCGGCGGGGATGGTGCAGTCGAGCGACGTGGCGTACGACGACCGGGGGCTGCTGCCCGGCGACTTCGTGGTGTACCGGGCGGCGACGGCGACCAAGTCGTGGTTCCTGTTCGACGACGAGATCGTGGTGCTCGCCGCCGACGTGGGCGACGCGGCGGGGCGCGCCGTCACCACGACCGTCGACGCCCGCACCGCGGATCCCGGCGACCGGATCTACCTCACCGGAGTGCTGCGCGACGGCCGCCCCTGGACCGGCCCCGGCACCGCCGACCTGCACTGGCTGCGCTACGCCAACACCACCGAGGGCACCGCCGTCGGATACGTCTTCCTCGACACACCGCAGGTGCGGGTCACCCTGGACGAGGTCACCCGCAGCCGCCGCGTCGTCCGCACCGCCAACTCCGATGCGCCGGTGACCCGTTCGGTCCTCGGTGTCACCGTCGACGGGGCGGCGGGCGCCCGGCCCGCCCGCCTCGCTTACGCGCTGGTGCCGAACGCCGGCGAGGCCAAGCTGCGCGCCCACCGCCATGGGCCGCTCAAGGTCCTCGCCAACACCCGCCGCCTGCAGGCAGTCACCCACACAGGACTCGGCCTGACGGCCGCCAACGCCTTCACGGAAGGCCGGCACGAGGCCGGGGAACTCCGCGTGCACGGCCCCGCCTCCGTCCTCGTCCAGCGCGCGGACCGCCGCGGCGGCACCGTCCGCGTCGCGGTGTCCGACCCGACGATGGGCCGGGACACCGCGACGGTCCTGCTCCGCGGCCGCCCCCTGCGCAGGACCACCGGGGACCCGCAGGTGCGGGTGGACCGGGCCCCGGGCGGCACGCGCATCGAGGTGAACACGCACCACGCGTACGGAAGGAGCTTCACGGTCACGCTGGCGGAGTGA
- a CDS encoding dienelactone hydrolase family protein — MPGSEAKEPKEPKGPKEPSADLTGWTASPFTGAGLTHDVLEKGTGPGVVLVPEIPGVHPGVLGLGEHVVKQGFTVAIPSPFGEPGRPISAPYALGVFGRVCVASEFRAFATNARRPFADYLRALARDLASRTPGPGVGVIGMCFTGGFALAAATDPAVLAPVLSQPSLPLPVSAARRVDPGLSRAEFDTVVARTRNEGLCALGLRFSEDKLVPRDRFATLRRHFGDAFEVIELDSSPGNEAGFAKSAHSVLTEEVREVPGHPAYAARERVVEFLRERLAPTG; from the coding sequence GTGCCCGGTTCGGAAGCGAAAGAACCGAAGGAACCGAAGGGACCGAAGGAACCGTCCGCGGACCTCACCGGATGGACCGCGTCCCCCTTCACGGGAGCCGGTCTCACCCATGATGTCCTTGAGAAAGGGACAGGACCCGGTGTCGTCCTGGTTCCCGAGATCCCGGGCGTGCACCCCGGCGTCCTGGGCCTCGGCGAGCACGTGGTGAAGCAGGGCTTCACCGTCGCGATCCCGTCGCCCTTCGGCGAGCCGGGCCGCCCCATCTCCGCACCGTATGCCCTGGGCGTCTTCGGCCGGGTCTGCGTCGCCTCGGAGTTCCGCGCCTTCGCCACCAACGCCCGGCGGCCCTTCGCCGACTACCTGCGCGCCCTCGCCCGCGACCTGGCGTCCCGCACGCCAGGCCCGGGCGTCGGCGTCATCGGCATGTGCTTCACCGGCGGTTTCGCGCTTGCCGCCGCCACGGACCCGGCCGTCCTCGCGCCCGTGCTCAGTCAGCCCTCGCTGCCGCTCCCGGTGAGCGCCGCCCGCCGGGTCGACCCTGGCCTGTCCCGTGCCGAGTTCGACACGGTCGTCGCCCGCACCAGGAACGAGGGCCTGTGCGCGCTCGGCCTGCGGTTCAGCGAGGACAAGCTGGTCCCGCGCGACCGCTTCGCCACGCTGCGCCGCCACTTCGGCGACGCGTTCGAGGTCATCGAGCTCGACTCGTCGCCCGGCAACGAGGCCGGGTTCGCCAAGTCGGCGCACTCCGTCCTCACGGAGGAGGTGCGCGAGGTGCCGGGGCACCCCGCGTACGCCGCGCGCGAGCGGGTCGTCGAGTTCCTGCGGGAACGGCTGGCCCCCACCGGGTAG
- a CDS encoding NAD(P)H-binding protein has translation MTTNTKNTTGTTGTDMTVLVTGATGRVGRRVVESAEAAGLTVRAASRSGAVRFDWADRSTWADALRGADAAHLAYLPDVGAPGAAETVGAFAREAVAAGVRRLTLLSARGEDQAHATERAVRDSGAEWTVVRASWFAQNLSEGPLLDGMRGGELVFPAGEVLEPFIDARDIGDVVVAALTGGDRFAGRTLDLTGPRLLSFRQAVAEVAAAAGREMTYVPVSAREYGAALAGFGVPAEEVEFLIELFETNLDGRNAKLSEGVREVLGREPRDFADFAREEAEAGTWKS, from the coding sequence ATGACGACGAACACGAAGAACACGACGGGCACGACGGGCACGGACATGACGGTTCTGGTGACGGGGGCGACCGGGCGCGTGGGGCGCCGGGTCGTGGAGTCCGCCGAGGCGGCCGGGCTCACCGTGCGGGCCGCCTCGCGGTCCGGCGCGGTGCGGTTCGACTGGGCGGACCGGTCGACGTGGGCGGACGCCCTGCGGGGCGCGGACGCCGCGCACCTCGCGTATCTGCCGGACGTGGGCGCGCCCGGCGCGGCCGAGACGGTCGGCGCGTTCGCCCGCGAGGCGGTGGCGGCCGGCGTACGGCGGCTGACGCTGCTTTCGGCGCGGGGCGAGGACCAGGCGCACGCGACCGAGCGGGCGGTACGGGACTCGGGGGCCGAGTGGACCGTCGTGCGGGCCAGTTGGTTCGCGCAGAACCTCAGCGAGGGTCCGCTGCTGGACGGGATGCGGGGCGGGGAGCTGGTGTTCCCGGCCGGTGAGGTGCTCGAACCGTTCATCGACGCACGGGACATCGGTGACGTGGTCGTGGCCGCGCTGACCGGCGGCGACCGGTTCGCCGGCCGCACCCTCGACCTCACGGGCCCCCGGCTCCTGTCGTTCCGGCAGGCGGTCGCGGAGGTCGCGGCGGCGGCCGGGCGCGAGATGACGTACGTGCCGGTGTCCGCCCGCGAGTACGGGGCGGCGCTCGCCGGGTTCGGGGTGCCCGCCGAGGAAGTGGAGTTCCTGATCGAGCTGTTCGAGACGAACCTCGACGGGCGCAACGCGAAGCTCTCCGAGGGGGTGCGGGAGGTCCTGGGCCGGGAGCCCAGGGACTTCGCGGACTTCGCCAGGGAGGAAGCCGAGGCGGGCACCTGGAAGAGCTGA
- a CDS encoding pyridoxamine 5'-phosphate oxidase family protein — MNSHPERYGDAPPTPPAPLSATLPVTDRTRHRRLREQGSLDRADLEAVLDAGFVCHLGVVVDGHPMVVPTVYGRDDTNLYLHGSVASRSLAADPGAPVCVTVTHIDGLVLARSVFEHGVSYRSAMIHGVPRVVTDPEEKVRGLRLLTEHATPGQWEYARSPSRKELAATTLLALSLAEASVKTAAGPPDDGTGPDAELGIWAGNLPLTATWGAPVPDPLLPAGIAPPRHIAERTGTRQG; from the coding sequence ATGAACAGTCATCCCGAGCGGTACGGCGACGCCCCGCCCACCCCACCGGCCCCGCTCTCCGCGACCCTGCCCGTCACCGACCGCACCCGCCACCGCCGCCTGCGCGAGCAGGGGAGCCTGGACCGCGCCGACCTGGAGGCGGTCCTCGACGCGGGGTTCGTCTGCCACCTGGGCGTCGTCGTCGACGGCCACCCGATGGTCGTCCCCACCGTCTACGGCCGCGACGACACGAACCTCTACCTGCACGGCTCCGTCGCCAGCCGCAGCCTCGCCGCCGACCCCGGCGCCCCGGTCTGCGTCACCGTCACCCACATCGACGGCCTGGTCCTCGCCCGTTCGGTGTTCGAGCACGGGGTCAGCTATCGCAGCGCGATGATCCACGGCGTCCCGCGCGTGGTGACCGACCCCGAGGAGAAGGTGCGCGGCCTGCGCCTGCTCACCGAGCACGCGACCCCCGGCCAGTGGGAGTACGCCCGCAGCCCGAGCCGCAAGGAGCTTGCCGCGACCACCCTGCTCGCCCTCTCCCTGGCGGAGGCCTCGGTCAAGACCGCGGCGGGCCCGCCGGACGACGGCACGGGTCCCGACGCCGAACTCGGCATCTGGGCGGGCAACCTGCCGCTGACCGCGACGTGGGGAGCGCCGGTGCCGGACCCGCTGCTGCCCGCGGGCATCGCACCGCCGCGGCACATCGCGGAGCGGACCGGGACCCGGCAGGGCTGA
- a CDS encoding glycoside hydrolase family 2 TIM barrel-domain containing protein: protein MELPHHEDVSPGNGCLPPRAWYASSDAATLSLNGPWRFRLSPTARTEDEAFAADGYDSTAWDEIAVPGHWVLQGHGAPHYTNMLYPFPLDPPRVPTENPTGDHLRTFDLPAAWPADGTAVLRFDGVESCARVWLNGTELGDFKGSRLPHEFAVGELLRPAGNVLAVRVHQWSAGSYLEDQDQWWLPGIFRDVTLLHRPEGCARDFFVHAAYDHRTGTGTLRVDSDIEGRVTVPELGIDIATGEDAVAAVEPWTAETPRLYDATLATPGERVPLRVGFRTVAVEDGTIRVNGRPLLFRGVNRHEFHPETGRAVDLETMRADVLLMKRHNINAVRTSHYPPHPAFLDLCDELGLWVVDECDLETHGFGAVGWRANPVDDDRWTPALLDRAARMVERDKNHPSVILWSLGNECGTGRGLTAMADWIRARDDSRLLHYEGDRSCADTDVYSRMYADHAEVERIGRGEDEGPERRRRLPFILCEYAHAMGNGPGGLGEYQQLFETYDRLQGGFVWEWIDHGIAHPAYEYAYGGDFGEEPHDGNFVCDGLVFPDRTPSPGLVEYKKVIEPVRIEGDGPAGTVTVTNLHDFADLSHLAFTWSYEKDGTTVAEGTLAVPQAGPGERVEVSLPPPPRRDPDAETQWTVRASLADDTTWAPKGHLVAWAQLPVEYGMILPVPGGATPTTDAGGRHITLGAATFDARTGTLVAFHDREITGPRLDVWRAPTDNDNGMPWRPEPSVADRWRALGLHRMQHRIDDVELTGQGLTVRTRVAPAASDLALRTEYHWASNGPKLLLRMSVTPEGEWTVPLPRLGIRFGLPGAGAGTRVRWFGGGPGEAYPDTAAASLIGVWESDVDALQTPYVRPQENGARAAVRWAEVGGLRVESDGAPAFTARRWTTEQLDAARHRTDLVPGDTVWVNLDIDRHGIGTQSCGPGVLPQYELRATPWPSSLSCVFSVVAEG from the coding sequence ATGGAGCTTCCCCACCACGAGGACGTGTCCCCCGGCAACGGCTGTCTCCCGCCCCGCGCGTGGTACGCGTCGTCGGACGCCGCCACCCTCTCCCTCAACGGCCCCTGGCGCTTCCGCCTCTCCCCCACCGCCCGCACCGAGGACGAAGCCTTCGCCGCCGACGGGTACGACAGCACGGCCTGGGACGAGATCGCGGTGCCCGGCCACTGGGTGCTGCAGGGCCACGGCGCGCCCCACTACACCAACATGCTCTACCCGTTCCCGCTCGACCCGCCGCGCGTCCCCACCGAGAACCCCACCGGCGACCACCTGCGCACCTTCGACCTGCCCGCCGCCTGGCCGGCGGACGGCACCGCGGTCCTGCGCTTCGACGGCGTGGAGTCCTGCGCCCGCGTCTGGCTGAACGGCACGGAGCTCGGCGACTTCAAGGGCTCCCGGCTCCCCCACGAGTTCGCCGTCGGCGAGCTGCTGCGCCCGGCGGGCAACGTCCTCGCGGTCCGCGTCCACCAGTGGTCCGCCGGTTCGTATCTGGAGGACCAGGACCAGTGGTGGCTGCCGGGCATCTTCCGTGACGTGACGCTCCTGCACCGGCCCGAAGGCTGCGCCCGCGACTTCTTCGTCCACGCCGCCTACGACCACCGCACGGGCACGGGCACGCTGCGGGTCGACTCGGACATCGAAGGACGCGTCACCGTGCCCGAGCTGGGCATCGACATCGCGACCGGCGAGGACGCCGTCGCGGCCGTGGAACCGTGGACGGCCGAGACGCCACGCCTGTACGACGCGACACTCGCCACACCCGGTGAGCGCGTCCCCCTGCGCGTCGGCTTCCGCACCGTCGCCGTCGAGGACGGCACCATCAGGGTCAACGGCCGCCCCCTCCTCTTCCGTGGCGTGAACCGCCACGAGTTCCACCCGGAGACGGGCCGGGCCGTCGACCTCGAAACCATGCGCGCCGACGTGCTGCTGATGAAGCGTCACAACATCAACGCCGTCCGCACCAGCCACTACCCGCCCCACCCCGCCTTCCTCGACCTCTGCGACGAACTGGGCCTGTGGGTCGTCGACGAGTGCGACCTGGAGACCCACGGCTTCGGGGCCGTCGGCTGGCGCGCCAACCCGGTCGACGACGACCGCTGGACGCCCGCGCTCCTGGACCGCGCGGCCCGCATGGTCGAGCGCGACAAGAACCACCCCTCGGTCATCCTGTGGTCGCTCGGCAACGAGTGCGGGACCGGACGCGGCCTGACCGCGATGGCCGACTGGATCCGCGCACGCGACGACAGCCGCCTCCTCCACTACGAGGGCGACCGGTCCTGCGCGGACACGGACGTCTACTCACGCATGTACGCCGACCACGCCGAGGTCGAACGCATCGGCCGGGGCGAGGACGAGGGCCCCGAGCGGCGGCGCAGGCTCCCGTTCATCCTCTGCGAGTACGCCCACGCCATGGGCAACGGCCCCGGCGGACTCGGCGAGTACCAGCAGCTGTTCGAGACGTACGACCGGCTGCAGGGCGGCTTCGTCTGGGAGTGGATCGACCACGGCATCGCGCACCCCGCGTACGAGTACGCGTACGGCGGCGACTTCGGTGAGGAACCGCACGACGGGAACTTCGTCTGCGACGGCCTCGTCTTCCCCGACCGGACGCCGTCCCCCGGACTCGTCGAGTACAAGAAGGTGATCGAGCCGGTCCGCATCGAGGGCGACGGCCCCGCCGGCACGGTCACCGTCACCAACCTCCACGACTTCGCCGACCTCTCCCACCTCGCCTTCACCTGGTCGTACGAGAAGGACGGCACGACCGTCGCCGAAGGAACCCTCGCGGTGCCGCAGGCCGGTCCGGGCGAGCGCGTGGAGGTCTCGCTGCCGCCCCCGCCGCGCCGGGACCCGGACGCCGAGACCCAGTGGACGGTACGGGCCTCGCTCGCCGATGACACGACGTGGGCGCCGAAGGGCCATCTGGTGGCGTGGGCCCAACTCCCCGTCGAGTACGGCATGATCCTGCCCGTGCCGGGCGGCGCGACGCCGACGACGGACGCGGGAGGACGGCACATCACACTCGGCGCCGCCACCTTCGACGCCCGCACCGGCACGCTCGTCGCCTTCCACGACCGCGAGATCACCGGCCCGCGCCTCGACGTGTGGCGCGCACCCACCGACAACGACAACGGCATGCCCTGGCGCCCCGAACCGTCCGTGGCCGACCGCTGGCGCGCCCTCGGCCTGCACCGCATGCAACACCGGATCGACGACGTCGAGTTGACCGGCCAGGGGCTCACCGTGCGTACCCGGGTGGCGCCTGCGGCGAGCGACCTGGCGCTGCGCACGGAGTACCACTGGGCGTCGAACGGACCCAAGCTGCTGCTGCGGATGTCGGTGACGCCGGAGGGCGAGTGGACCGTGCCGCTGCCGCGCCTCGGCATCCGGTTCGGGCTGCCGGGAGCGGGTGCGGGGACCCGCGTGCGGTGGTTCGGCGGCGGGCCCGGCGAGGCCTACCCCGACACCGCGGCCGCCTCGCTGATCGGCGTCTGGGAGTCGGACGTCGACGCGCTCCAGACGCCGTACGTGCGCCCGCAGGAGAACGGGGCACGCGCGGCCGTCCGCTGGGCGGAGGTGGGCGGGCTGCGCGTGGAGAGCGACGGCGCGCCCGCGTTCACCGCCCGCCGCTGGACCACCGAACAGCTCGACGCCGCCCGGCACCGCACCGACCTCGTCCCCGGGGACACGGTCTGGGTCAACCTCGACATCGACCGGCACGGCATCGGCACCCAGTCGTGCGGGCCGGGCGTCCTGCCCCAGTACGAACTCCGCGCCACCCCCTGGCCGTCGTCCCTGAGCTGTGTGTTCTCGGTGGTGGCCGAGGGCTGA
- a CDS encoding helix-turn-helix domain-containing protein, which translates to MTGSHVASRDYRERPSRLTGAVVWTRVATGGPGDARPVLPDGCMDLLWTEGRLFVAGPDTRAYVPQNMELVPGKAIVGIRFRPGAAPAFLGVPAHELRDQRQELADLWSAAEARRLTERVDDADDPVAVLEAVAAERAARAEPPDPVLAHVVASLEAGHSVARTAAVLGINARQLHRRSLPAFGYGPKTLARVLRLQRALALARDGMSYADTAAVAGFADQAHLARDVKELTGVPLGTLLGG; encoded by the coding sequence GTGACCGGGAGCCACGTCGCGTCCCGCGACTACCGGGAGCGGCCGTCCCGGCTGACCGGCGCGGTCGTCTGGACGCGCGTGGCCACGGGCGGGCCCGGTGACGCCCGGCCCGTGCTGCCCGACGGGTGCATGGACCTGTTGTGGACCGAGGGCAGGCTGTTCGTCGCGGGGCCGGACACGCGGGCGTACGTTCCGCAGAACATGGAGCTCGTGCCCGGCAAAGCGATCGTCGGGATCCGGTTCCGTCCCGGCGCCGCGCCCGCCTTCCTCGGTGTGCCGGCGCACGAACTCCGGGATCAACGCCAGGAGCTGGCGGACCTGTGGAGCGCCGCCGAGGCGCGGCGGCTCACCGAGCGGGTGGACGACGCGGACGATCCCGTGGCCGTCCTGGAGGCCGTCGCCGCGGAGCGTGCCGCCCGCGCCGAGCCGCCCGATCCCGTCCTCGCCCACGTCGTCGCCTCCCTGGAGGCGGGCCACTCGGTCGCGCGCACCGCGGCGGTCCTCGGCATCAACGCCCGCCAGCTGCACCGCCGTTCGCTGCCCGCCTTCGGCTACGGACCGAAGACGCTGGCCCGGGTGCTGCGCCTGCAGCGGGCGCTCGCGCTGGCCCGCGACGGCATGTCGTACGCGGACACGGCGGCCGTGGCCGGGTTCGCCGACCAGGCCCATCTGGCGCGTGACGTGAAGGAGCTGACCGGCGTGCCGCTCGGCACGCTACTCGGCGGCTGA
- a CDS encoding AraC family transcriptional regulator: MDVLAGLLEGPRARGAFMIRALFDPPWSVRIADEAPLSVMVMVRGDAWITPADGSPAQRIRPGDLAIARGPDHYTCAGEPATAPFAEILPGQRCVPLDGAPVARYRDLGPRAWGERREGSVEMLIGTYQMRGEITGRLLDALPPLLVLPGEVWECPLTPLVADEIGKDEPGQAVVLDRLLDLLLIAALRAWFSRPEAAAPAWYRAMGDPVVGRALRLLQDDPAHPWTIAHLAAKAGVSRAALARRFAELVGEPPMTYLTNWRLALAADLLRDTDLTIAAIAHRIGYGSAFALSGAFKRVYGVSPQEHRGSAA; encoded by the coding sequence ATGGACGTACTCGCCGGACTGCTGGAAGGCCCCCGCGCCCGAGGGGCCTTCATGATCCGCGCGCTCTTCGACCCGCCCTGGTCCGTCCGCATCGCCGACGAGGCGCCCCTGTCCGTCATGGTCATGGTGCGCGGCGACGCCTGGATCACCCCCGCGGACGGCTCGCCCGCCCAGCGCATCCGCCCCGGCGACCTCGCGATCGCCCGCGGCCCCGACCACTACACGTGCGCCGGGGAGCCCGCCACCGCGCCCTTCGCCGAGATCCTGCCGGGACAGCGCTGCGTACCGCTCGACGGCGCCCCCGTGGCCCGCTACCGCGACCTCGGCCCGCGCGCGTGGGGCGAGCGGCGCGAGGGCTCCGTGGAGATGCTGATCGGCACGTACCAGATGCGGGGCGAGATCACCGGACGGCTCCTCGACGCGCTGCCGCCGCTGCTCGTCCTGCCCGGCGAGGTGTGGGAGTGCCCGCTCACCCCGCTCGTCGCCGACGAGATCGGCAAGGACGAGCCGGGCCAGGCCGTCGTCCTGGACCGGCTCCTCGACCTGCTCCTGATCGCCGCCCTGCGCGCCTGGTTCTCCCGTCCCGAGGCGGCGGCGCCGGCCTGGTACCGGGCGATGGGCGACCCGGTCGTCGGCCGCGCCCTGCGCCTGCTCCAGGACGACCCGGCCCACCCCTGGACGATCGCGCACCTCGCGGCGAAGGCGGGCGTCTCACGGGCGGCCCTCGCCCGCCGCTTCGCGGAGCTCGTGGGGGAGCCCCCGATGACATATCTGACGAACTGGCGCCTGGCACTCGCCGCGGACCTGCTCCGCGACACGGACCTGACGATCGCCGCGATAGCCCACCGCATCGGCTACGGCAGCGCGTTCGCCCTGTCCGGCGCGTTCAAGCGGGTGTACGGGGTGAGCCCGCAGGAACACCGGGGGAGTGCGGCGTGA